The sequence GCGTCCTCGACCAGCACCACGTCGTAGCCGAGGCAGGCGGCGTCGGTCAGCGTCGCGAGCACGCACTGGTCCGCGTTGACGCCGGCGAACAGCAGCGTGTCGACCCGGAGGTTGCGCAGCACGGTGTCCAGCGGGGTGTCCCAGAAGCCGCTCATCCGGTACTTCGACACGCGGAGGTCGCCGGGCTCGACCACCAGCTCGTCCACGACGGCCGCCGCCCAGGAGCCCTCGGTGAGCACCGGCGCGCCGTTCGGCAGCGGATCGCCGATGCCGGTACCGGAGCCGTCACCGTCGTAGACGTGCAGCACGCCCGGGGGCAGGTTGGCGCGGTCGGCCCGGTTGCCCCAGTTGAGCCAGACGACCGGGACGCCGGCCGCGCGCAGCGCCGGGAGCAGCGCGGCGAGCACCGGGATCGGCGCCCGGGCCCCGCTGATGTCGACGCCGAGGCCGGCGAGCCAGCCGTCGGGGTGACAGAAGTCGTTCTGCATGTCGACCACGACGATCGCGGACCGGGCGAGGTCGAACGTGAGCCGCTGCG is a genomic window of Pseudofrankia inefficax containing:
- a CDS encoding cysteine hydrolase family protein, yielding MTDQDRPRPAVRLGPTAVNSWLVGPGAVDLRRPARPDRAVTVAALPQRLTFDLARSAIVVVDMQNDFCHPDGWLAGLGVDISGARAPIPVLAALLPALRAAGVPVVWLNWGNRADRANLPPGVLHVYDGDGSGTGIGDPLPNGAPVLTEGSWAAAVVDELVVEPGDLRVSKYRMSGFWDTPLDTVLRNLRVDTLLFAGVNADQCVLATLTDAACLGYDVVLVEDAVGTTSPEFCARATVYNVRQCFGFTLTAADLTDALQPLG